TCCTCACCGCCCGTCGTGCGCTCGCCTCCATCGAGGGCGACCCGCCGGCCCTCTTCATAGGTGTCCAGCTCTCCTCCTGGGAGGCCGCCGAGCGCAATGCCCCGATGGACGCGCTCGGCCGGGCGCTCGGCCGGGTCCAGGTGGGCTGGCCGGTCAACCTCGTACTGCTGGATGCCGCCCAGGACCCGGTCGGCGCATGGATGCTGGAGCGGGTGCGGCCCTTCTACGAACGGCCGCACTTGTAGTCGTCAAGTCGGTGTCAGGACTGCCGATTAAGCTGGTTTGATGGCCTTACCGCAGCACTCGTGTGCCCGGGGCGGCTGTGGTGTTGCTGCATCGAAGAGGCATCGAAGAGGGGCGGAACCAGGGTGAGTGCGTCAGGCACCGCGGCGGCCGGGCAGGTCGAGCACATGCTGCGCCAGGTGACTCCCGGACGCTACGACGCGTACGAGGCGCTGCTGCACGCCATCGCCGACCCGTCGAACGGCCAGGTCTGGATGCTGCTCTGGCACGGCCAGGCCGGATCGTCGGACGCCCAGTACGGCAACATGGAGGTCGACGGCGTCGGCTACGCGCCCTGCGTCACCTCCGCCCAGGAGCTCTCCGTCTCCGGCTGGAACCGTGCCCACGAGGTGGTCACCGGCCGGGACATCGCCCGCGCGCTGTACCCGGACCGCTGGGGTATCTGGCTCAACCCGCACGCGCCGGGCGGCGGCGTCGGCATCCCCTGGCTGGATCTGCGCCGCATCGCCACCGGCCTCGACCGGATGCCCGCAGGACCGCTGCGACTGTCCGAACCGGCCATCGAGCTCCCGCACTTCTACGGCCTGCTCGCCCAGAATGCCCACCGCACGCACGCGATCCGCTCGCTGCGCCGCGCCTGGGTGCAGCCCGCGCTCGGCGCTCCGTATCTCGCCATCGGGCTCGATCTGTACGACACGAGCAGGCAGTCCGTGGACACGGTGCGGGCGATGATGCAGCAGTCGATCGCCGCGGTACCGGACGGGTTGCCGGTCTCCACCGTCGCGATGTCCGACGAGTACGACCCCGTCACGATGTGGCTGCGGGCCAACGCCCGCCCGTTCTACGACCGTGAGGCCCATGCCGGCGGCGTGCCCGCCGGCGGCGGCTACGGCTATCCGCCGCCGCACGGCCGCTGAGTCGGCCGTGACAGCACATTGACGCTCAGGGCCTGACCTGCTGATTCCATGCCCCAACTTCACACTTGGGGTGCAATTGTGTGCGCTTGGACCTTCAAACGCCTTGCAATCGAAGAGCCGCCCTCGTCCGCATGGCGGCACAACAGTCAACTTTCGCCCCATTTGCGATATTTGGCGTTCCGCTCAGTCGGTGGCTCCGTCCGTATAACGGAAACCCCCTCCCCTCATCACGTTTGAGCAAACATTCCCCGAGGGGTCTGGCGGGTGATCGCGGCAGCGTTGAAGACTCCCGGCAACAAGGACCCTTCGGTCCTGTGTACGACCAGCTTTTTCGAACATTCCTCGCAACACACACAACTGCACCACTGATGTGAACGAAGCCGCTACAGCGGCGGGCATGGGTCGGTCACCGCCGGCCGAGAGGGGTCCCCACCACGATGACGGCACCACTGCACGACACGAGCGCGGCCGAAACCGCGGCCGTCGATGTCGCCGCCGATGTCCCGCAGAAGGCCATCGAAGGGCGTTCGCCCTGGAAGATCGCCTGGATCCGGTTGAAGCGTGACAAGGTCGCACTTGTCGGCGGTTTCGTGGTGCTCCTCCTGATCGTGGTCGCGATATTCGCTCCACTGATCGTGAGTCTGCTCGGCCACCCGCCGGAGGAGCTCCACGAGGATGCGATCGACCCGCTGTTGGGTACCCCGATCGGTGACTGGGGTGGCATCAATTCCGACTTCCTCTTCGGAGTTGAGCCGGTCAACGGCCGGGACGTCTTCAGCCGAATCGTCTACGGCGCGCGGATCTCGCTTCTCGTCGCCTTCCTGTCCGCCTTCGTCGCGGTCACCCTGGGCACCGTCTTCGGAGTCGTCGCCGGCTACTTCGGCGGCTGGGTCGACGCGGCGATCAGCCGGGTGATGGACCTGCTGCTGGCCTTCCCGCAGCTGCTCTTCATCATCGCCCTGATCTCGGTCGTCCCGAATGAACTGTGGGGCTTCTCCGGTTCGGGTCTGCGCATCGCGGTCCTCGTCCTGGTGATCGGCTTCTTCGGCTGGCCGTACATCGGCCGGATCGTGCGCGGGCAGACGCTCTCGCTGCGTGAGCGGGAGTACGTCGAAGCGGCGCGCAGCCTCGGTGCGGGCCGTACGTACATCCTCTTCCGGGAGCTGCTGCCGAACCTGGTGGCCCCGATCACCGTCTACACGACGCTGATGATCCCCACCAACGTCCTGACGGAAGCCGCCCTGAGCTTCCTCGGCGTTGGCGTCAAGCCGCCCACTCCGTCGTGGGGCGAGATGCTCTCGACGGCCGTGCGCACCTACGAGGACGATCCGCTGTTCATGATCATCCCGGGCCTGGCGATCTTCGTCACCGTGTTGGCCTTCAATCTCTTCGGCGACGGCGTACGAGATGCGCTGGACCCGAAGGGGTCCCGCTGACCCCCACACGTCCCTGCGGACACACCGCCCCTGCCGAAGCCGTCAGGAGCAATAGCCCAGAACCACGGCCCTCAAGGGCAGTGACTACTACGGAGGTTGCGAGCATCGTGACAACCAATCGCACGTCGAAGCGCAGGCTTGCCGCAGGCACGGCTGTCGTGCTCGCGGCCCTGCTGACCGCCACGGCATGTGGCGGCAAGGACGACGGCAAGGACGGCGCCGGCAAGGCGGCCGGCTTCAACGCCGGCATTGGCAAGGTCGCCAACGCGTCCGACACCAAGGGCGGCACGCTGAAGTTCGTCGGCACCCAGGACGCCGACTCGTGGGACCCGCAGCGCGGTTACTACGGCTTCATGTGGGACTTCGCCCGCTATTACACCCGCCAGCTCGTCAGCTTCAAGGCGGCGCCGGGCCAGGGCAGCACCGAGCTCGTCCCGGACCTCGCGACCGCGAAGGCCGAGATATCGGACGGCGGCAAGACCTACAAGTACACCCTCAAGGACAACGTGACCTGGGAGGACGGCACGCCCGTCACCTCGCAGGAGATCAAGTACGGCATCGAGCGCACCTGGGCTCAGGACGTCATCTCCGGCGGTCCGGTCTACCTGATGCAGGTGCTCGACCCGAAGACCGAGTACAAGGGTCCGTACAAGGACAAGGCCGCGGACAAGCTCGGCCTGAAGGCGATCGAGACGCCGGACGCGAAGACCATCGTCTTCAAGCTGCCGAAGCCGAACGGTGACTTCGAGCAGATGCTCGCCATGCCGGCGGCCTCGCCGGTGAAGAAGGAGAAGGACACCGCCTCCAAGTACGGCCTGAAGCCCTTCTCCAACGGCCCGTACAAGATCGACTCGTACGCGCCGAACAAGTCGATGTCGCTGTCCCGCAACACCAACTGGAAGCCCGCCTCGGACACCATCCGCAAGGCGCTTCCGGACAAGATCACGGTCACCTTCATGACCAACGCGGACGACATGGACAAGCGCCTGCTCAAGGGCGACTTCGATGTCGACATCAACGCGACGGGCATCGGCCAGGCGGCGCGTACCACCGCCCTGCGCAAGCACAAGGACAACCTCGACAACGGCCAGACCGGCTTCATCCGCTACGCGGTCTTCCCGCAGACGGTCAAGCCGTTCGACAACATCGAGTGCCGCAAGGCAGTCATTTACGCCGCC
This portion of the Streptomyces sp. NBC_01750 genome encodes:
- a CDS encoding enhanced serine sensitivity protein SseB C-terminal domain-containing protein produces the protein MSASGTAAAGQVEHMLRQVTPGRYDAYEALLHAIADPSNGQVWMLLWHGQAGSSDAQYGNMEVDGVGYAPCVTSAQELSVSGWNRAHEVVTGRDIARALYPDRWGIWLNPHAPGGGVGIPWLDLRRIATGLDRMPAGPLRLSEPAIELPHFYGLLAQNAHRTHAIRSLRRAWVQPALGAPYLAIGLDLYDTSRQSVDTVRAMMQQSIAAVPDGLPVSTVAMSDEYDPVTMWLRANARPFYDREAHAGGVPAGGGYGYPPPHGR
- a CDS encoding ABC transporter permease, which translates into the protein MTAPLHDTSAAETAAVDVAADVPQKAIEGRSPWKIAWIRLKRDKVALVGGFVVLLLIVVAIFAPLIVSLLGHPPEELHEDAIDPLLGTPIGDWGGINSDFLFGVEPVNGRDVFSRIVYGARISLLVAFLSAFVAVTLGTVFGVVAGYFGGWVDAAISRVMDLLLAFPQLLFIIALISVVPNELWGFSGSGLRIAVLVLVIGFFGWPYIGRIVRGQTLSLREREYVEAARSLGAGRTYILFRELLPNLVAPITVYTTLMIPTNVLTEAALSFLGVGVKPPTPSWGEMLSTAVRTYEDDPLFMIIPGLAIFVTVLAFNLFGDGVRDALDPKGSR
- a CDS encoding ABC transporter substrate-binding protein encodes the protein MTTNRTSKRRLAAGTAVVLAALLTATACGGKDDGKDGAGKAAGFNAGIGKVANASDTKGGTLKFVGTQDADSWDPQRGYYGFMWDFARYYTRQLVSFKAAPGQGSTELVPDLATAKAEISDGGKTYKYTLKDNVTWEDGTPVTSQEIKYGIERTWAQDVISGGPVYLMQVLDPKTEYKGPYKDKAADKLGLKAIETPDAKTIVFKLPKPNGDFEQMLAMPAASPVKKEKDTASKYGLKPFSNGPYKIDSYAPNKSMSLSRNTNWKPASDTIRKALPDKITVTFMTNADDMDKRLLKGDFDVDINATGIGQAARTTALRKHKDNLDNGQTGFIRYAVFPQTVKPFDNIECRKAVIYAADKKSLQTARGGPQAGGDIAPNMLPAGIKGSDPTYDPYEVLKNDSKPNVEKAKAALKACGQPNGFKTTIAVRNNKPVEVATAVSLQNALKQVGIDAQVDQFDGAQTSGIIGSPKVVKSKGYGIIIMGWGADFPTGQGFSQPLVDGRFILQSGNNNFSELNDPAVNKLFDQAIAETDPAKAGEIYKQMNQKVSEAAVYLPFVYDKTITWRSTRLTNAYTADAYNGRYDYASLGVVK